The Flavobacterium johnsoniae genomic sequence AATAATATTTTATTTCTGTATCGTATACGGCTGGATCGAAATTCCAGCTTCATCCAAAGCAGTTTTGCAGTTTTCTAAGGTTTCAGAAAAAACAGCTCCGTAATTGGCATTTTTAGCCCAAGGACGAACTGCAAAATCTATTGAACTTGCAGATAAATTTTTTACAAAAACTTCTGGTGCAGGCGTTTTCAATATTTTTGGATTCTTATTTAAAACATCCAAAAGAACATCTTTAGCTTTTTTAATATCTGAGTCGTATGAAATTGAAAAGGTCAAATCAGCTCTTCTTTCTCCCTGCATAGAATAATTGATAATATTTCCGTTTGATAAAGCACCATTTGGAACAAAAACAGTTTGGTTATTTCCAGTTAGCATCTTGGTTACAAAAATCTGAATTTCAAGAACTGTAGCAATAACGCCTTGCGCTTCTATTGTATCACCGACTTTAAATGGTTTAAAAACAATAATAAGCATTCCGCCCGCAAAGTTAGAAAGCGAACCTTGCAATGATAAACCAACTGCAAGTCCCATTGCTCCTAAAATAGCTACGAAAGATGAAGTTTCAATACCTAATTTAGAAATAAAAGTGACAAATAATAATATTCGTAAAGCCCACAATAAAATATCGGCTAAGAATTTTGTTAGCGTTGGATCCAGATTTCGCTGAATCATTACTTTTCTCATAATGCGATTAATCAATCTGATGGCGTATAAACCAACAAATAAGATGATGAATGCAGAGATTAATTTTGGTGAATAATCAACTAAAATGTCAATAAATCTGCTAATGTATTTACTGACTTGTTCGGGATTAAGATTCATGATTTTAAAATAAAAAAACCTTCTCAAAAGAGAAGGTATATTAGAGCTGCAAATATAAAAATATTTACATTATAAGAAAATTGTGTTTTATGCTTTACCGTCGTCTTCGTCGCCAATTTCGCTTGCATCGACTACAGTTTCTGTTACAACTTTTGGACTTTCGTCACTAGTTAAAGCTGCTGCTTTTTCTTTAACAGTATCAATAACATCGCTTACAGCTTCAGTTGCTTTTTCGGCGTATTCTGTTACCGTTTCTTTTGCCTTGTCTGCATATTCTGAAGCGCGATCAATAATTGGCTCAGACACTTCTTTTACCTTATCAATCGTTTCTTCTGCAAAAGTTTCTACTTTTTCGATGTACGGAGCAGCAGCTTCTTTTGCTTGTTCTAAAGTGCTTTCTGTACTATTAGCCAATTCTGTTGCAGACTCTTTTGTTGAGCCAAATAAATTTTTAAAAAATGAAGATAATCCCATGGTTATTAATTAATTGGTTATAAGTACAATATTAATTAATTTTATAGAATTAGTCCTTTTTTTATTGGTAAATAATTGATAATAAGTAATTAAAAACAAAAAGCGCCTTAAATAAGGCGCTTTTTGTTTTATAAGATCAACATTTATGCATTAGAAGCTTCAACTTTAATAGCTTCATCATTCAACATGCTTTTTAGCATATTTTCAATTCCGCTTTTTAAAGTAAATGTTGAAGAAGGACAACCGCTACATGCACCTTGTAAAAGTACTTTTACCGTTTTATCCTCTTCATTATAAGATTCAAAAGCAATGTTTCCACCATCTGCGGCTACAGCTGGTTTTACATATTCTTCTAAGATATTAATGATTTGTTGAGAAGTAACATCCAATTTATCAAATGCTTCGTCTTTTGTAACTTCATTTTTAGTAGCAGTTTGGATAAGACTTTCGTCTAATACTGTTCCTCCGTTTTCGATAAACTGTTTAATGAAAGTTCTTAATTCTAAAGTAATCTCAGACCAATCGTTGATTTCGTATTTGGTAACTGAAATATAGTTTTCATCAATAAAAATTTCTTTTACATAAGGAAATTTGAATAATTCCTGAGCTAATGGAGAAGAAGCCGTTTGATCGATATTTTTATATTCTACAGCGTTGCGAGTCAACATTCTGCTTACGACAAATTTCAATGCAGAAGGATTTGGAGTTGTTTCTCCATAAACCGTAATAGGCTGTTTTTTTGCTTTGTTTTCGTCAACTTTAATAATCACGCCACCTTTTTCAACAAAAGCGCTAATTTGTTCAGCTACAGCATCTTTTACATCATCCCAATCTACAATACTATATCTTTCTATAGCGATAAAATTTCCAGAAATGTAAACAGTTTTAACAAACGGTAAGTAGAATAACTGCTGCGCTAGAGGAGAAGCTTGAGCTTCATCAATGTTTTTAAATTCAAAATTTTGATTCTGTGTAATAAAGTCTTCAAATTCAAACTTTAAAATAGTTGGATTTTGAGTCTCTTTTATAGTGATTTTTGTCATGATTGTATATTTTTTGCAAATTTACTAAAGTTATTTTCTACTAATAACTATATTTGATTTTTTAATGAAATAATTAAGACTCTTCTCAAAGAAATCGTGTTAAATTGCAGGAGTGAAAATTATATCGATACAAAATTGTCTTTATGAAATTAAAAATCAGGGTTTTATTAATTTTTCTCATTACAACATTTTATTCTTACTCTCAAGAAGGAATACCTGTTTATTCTGATTATTTGTCTGACAATTATTACTTAATTCACCCGTCTATGGCTGGTGCGGCGAACTGTGCTAAAGTTCGATTAACTGCCAGAAAACAATGGTTTGGGCAAGAAGATGCTCCAACTTTGCAGACTTTAAGTTTTAACGGAAGACTTGGTGAACGTTCTGGAGCTGGTATAATTATTTTTAATGATAAAAATGGGTATCATTCTCAAAAGGGAGTAAAATTAACTTACGCTCATCATATTATGTTTTCTAGAGATGAAGTTGATTTGAATCAGTTGTCTTTTGGAATTAGCGGCGGTTTGATACAAAATCAATTGGATGAAACTAAATTTGGAGGAACTTTTGATCCTGCGGTTTTCGGTTCAATTCAAAAAGATTCTTATTTTAATGTAGACGTCGGAGCTTCTTATAATTATCTGGATTTTTATGCACATGCAACAGTTCAGGGATTGTTAGAGACTAGAAGAGAGTTGTATACAGATTATGAAAGCGATAATCTAAGAAAGTTTTTATTGAGCGCAGGTTATGTTTTTGGTAAAAATGATAATTGGACTTGGGAGCCTTCTATTCTTTTTCAGTTGTTTGATCAAACGAAAGAGAAAACGCTCGATTTGAATATGAAAGCCTACAAAAACATGGATTTTGGAAGTCTTTGGGCTGCATTATCTTATAGAAGAAGTTTTGATGGCGCTCAATACGTTTCGGGAACGGGAGTGGCATCTCAAAAATTACAATATTTTACTCCGATTGTTGGAGTTAACTTTAAGAATTTCATGTTTGCTTACACTTATTCTCAAGTAACGGGAGACGTGAAATTTGATACAGGCGGTTACCATCAAATTACTTTAGGAGTTAACTTATTCTGTAGAAAAGAACGTTACGATTGTAACTGTCCAGCAATTAATTAAATTTTATTTTATGCTGATTAAATCTGTAAACGGAAAATCACCTTCAATTCCAGAAGATTGTTACGTTGCCGAAAATGCAACTATTGTTGGAGATGTAACTTTTGGAACATCTTGTAGTGTTTGGTTTAATACCGTTATTCGTGGAGATGTTAATTTTATTAAAATTGGAAATAAAGTAAACATCCAAGACGGTGCTGTTGTTCATTGCACTTATCAAAAACATCCAACTATTATTGGGAATAATGTTTCAATCGGACATAATGCAATTGTTCACGGTTGCACAATTCATGACAATGTTTTAATCGGAATGGGCGCGATTGTTATGGATAATTGTGTTGTCGAAAGTAACGCTATTATTGCTGCTGGAGCTGTAGTAACTCAAAATACAGTTGTAGCTTCAGGAAGTATTTATGCAGGCGTTCCGGCTAAAAAAGTAAAAGATATCGATCAGTCTGATTTTGCAGGAGAAATTGAGCGTATTTCAAATAATTATGTAATGTATTCTGGTTGGTTTAAAAACGAAGAATAATTATAAAAAAATAAAGAAATTCCAAATTCTGAAAAGTTTAAACTTATCGGAATTTGGATTTTTTTTTGGAATTTAAAAACTAAAGGTTGATTTTTTCAAAGAAAGTGTTTTTATAACTTTCACTAATTGGAATTCTCTTATCGCTTATCAAAACCTTATTTTTCTGAATCGATTTTACATGTTTGATATTGATAATATACGATCTGTGAATTCTAGCAAAACCTTTACTAGAAAGTAGATTTTCAAGTTTAATCAAGCTAATTAAAGTTAGCGTAAATTTATTATCTGTTGTATATATTTTTACGTAATCTTTTAATCCTTCGATAAAAAGAATATCAGCAAAGTTTAATTTTACATTTTCATATTCGGCTCTCACAAACATGAAATCTTGTTCGATTTCTGGTGCATTTGTATTCTCAGAAATAACCTGAGGAGCTGATGGCTGCAGAGCTTGCTGCGCTCTAACAACTGCTTTTAAAAAACGATGAAAAGGAATTGGCTTTACTAAATAATCAACTGCACCAAGATTAAACCCTTCAACGGCATAATCAGAATAGGCAGTAGTAAAAATTACCAAAGGCTTTTTTTCGATTGTGTTTAGAAAATCAATTCCTGAAAAATGTGGCATCTGAATGTCCAAGAAAACCAAATCAACATTATTCTGATTGATAAATGAAACCGCGTCAATTGCATTATTAAAAGAATTGATCAATTCTAATGAGTCTACTTTCTTGACAAAATCCTGCAATAATTCTACTGCTAAAGGTTCATCATCAATAATTACACATTTCATTTTTTCAGAATTAGGTTTATAATTTGTTTCGGCATTCAAAAGTAATTTTAAACCAGTGAATTAAGTTTTAAAATTTTCATAAAATACTGATTAAGAAATTAAAATTATGCATTAATGTTAATAGTTATCTTAATTAGTTTTGTTTAATGCATTGAGGTCTTTATTTCATCCAATTTTAAATTCAAATGAACTCGATAATAAGCACTATCTTGAGTAATCGTTAGTTCGTGCGCGTTTGGATAAAGCAAATCAAGACGATTTTGGATATTTACTAATCCGATTCCTGAATTTTCAGGATCTTTCACATAATTTTCGATAGAATTTTCAATCCAAAAATCAAGATTGTTATCAGTAATCAGGATTTTAATTTTTACGTGAGCAGCGCCTTTGTAGTCAGTTCCGTATTTAAAAGCATTTTCGACAAAAGAAATCAGTAATAATGGTTCAATAAACTTGTTTCTAGTATCGCCGTGCACATTAATCACAATGTCTTCAATATTGTTTAATCGTAGTTTTTGTAATTCTATATAGTTCTGAATATAATTGACCTCTTTTTCTAAAGCCACCGTTTTATTGTCTGTCTCATAAAGCATGTAGCGCATAAGCTCAGACAAAGTCACGATGGCATCAGGGACCAAATCAGATTTTTTGTGTGCCAAGGAATAAATACTATTTAAAGAATTGAATAAAAAATGCGGATTGGTTTGTTTTCGCAGATAAATTAATTCAGTATTTGTTCTGTGCGTTTCGGCAATCAGTTTATTTTGCTGATTATTATAAAATTCAGTTAATGTTCTGATAATCGCAGAAATGGTAATAATCAAAATATAGAAAAATGACGGACCAATTTTAAAGAAAAGCGGTTGTCGCATTTCGATTCTTCTGTGCGGACCTTTATCAAAAATCCTCACATCGGTTGGCATCATTCTTGGCGTTATATTTTCAGGTCTTAAATGTCTAAACTCTGGAATAAAATAATTCAGTCGAATAATCATAAATACAGCAATTAGGATAAAGACAGATGAAAAGTAAAGCCAATATTTTTTTTGCAGTAAATAATTTGGAACCAAATAAAAATAGTTCAAGTAAAACAATACAATTCCTGTTGACCATTGAGCGTAGAAGTCATTATTTATCTTAAACGGACTTTCGTAAAATTGAATTAAAGAAGTTAAAATAAAGAATATCCAAATGGCGCAGTGGAATAAAATTTTGTTATAGCCAGTATTTTTAATGGTATCGATCTGCATTTAGAATTTTATTTTTAATAAAATTAAGTCATTTTTGGTTACCGTTGGAGATAAGTTTTGTTTGAGTTTTTGCTTTACAAAATCGGCTACTTTTAGAGCGTCGCTTTCTGTTTCAAAACTTTTATTATCGCTTATTACCGGAATAACCGATTGCTTAATTAGAACTTTTTCTTTGTAAGCAATTGTATATCCCCATCCTGAATTTATTTTAAAAACATTAGTTTTTAGAGCCTCTTTTTTAGTGCAAGAAGCAAAAATTACAAGGATCGTAAAAATCATTAAATTCTTCTGGATTTTACTCCAGAAGAATTGTTTGGTATTAGTTGTCATCGTCATTTTGCTCTTCCAGTGGTTTAAATTCCCAAGCGTCATCAAAGTAAGTAGAACCAACTCTTCCTAACATATAAAAACCACGATTATTGATTGCAAAACCAACAGCATCGGTTCTTGTAGCGCCTTCCATTGGAGTTCTTTCAGTCCATAAGTCAGTTGTTGGATTATATTCCCAAACAGTTTTGATGTTCTCTCCACCAACAATATAACCTAAACCGCTCATAGAAAAACTTGAAGCATTTGCACGAACAATTGCATATTCGTCATTGTAAGTGTAATCGTCGTCGGTATCTTTATCAACATCTCTTTTTCTTGTCCAAGTATCATTTGAAGGGTCAAATTCCCAGAAATCTTCTTGATAAGTTCCGTTGTTTACACCCGTTACTAAGTATGCTTTGTCTGCAATTACAAAAACGGTAGCGTTACGTCTTTTGTTTCCGCTAAAGCCGTTTACAAGTGTCCAAGTGTTGGCTTGATCATCGTATTGATAGAAATCTTTAAGATAATTTCCGTCATAACCCGTTCCAAAATAGGCTTTTCCTCCAACTTGAAAACCAACAGCAGCATAACGAGCTGTTCCGCCAAAATCTGCTTTTTGTGTCCAGCTGTTTGCAGAAGGATCGTACTGAAAGAAATCTTTTAATTTGTTTGTTCCATCATAACCAAGTCCTACGTAGCCTTTTTCGTTTAAAGCAAAACTAGAAGCAGAACTTCTTCCTACGCCTGTAAAATCGGCCTTTTGTTCCCAGTAATCGCCATTTGAATTATAAATCCATAAATCTTTTAAATAGACATCTCCTGTATAACCGCCAACAATGTAAGCGTAATCTCCAATAACAAAACTTGTTGCACTAGATCTTGCTGGGCCATCAAAAGCTGATTTTTTTATCCAGTTCCCAATTAAATCATCGTCATCATCGTCATTGCTGCAGCTTACAAAAAAGAGGCACGAAAAAAGCGCTGTGAATAAAATTCCTTTTTTTAGATTAATCATAGTGTATTTAATATTTATTGTTTGTATTTGATCCCTATTCCTAAAACGTAACCATTACCGCTATTATAGTCGTAAACTTTGTGGTCACTACTGTCTAACAAATTGTATTTTTTATTAAAATCATAACCAGCTTTAAAATTTAAAAACCAATTATTGCTTACATTTCTTTCGTATTCTAACGCTGATGTCATTTGAGACAAAACAGCTTTTTCTGCTTTGTCGGTATTGTTTATTTCATTTAAATGATAAAAATTTCCATTAAAACTATTTGTCAAACTGAACTTGTTTCTTTCATTGTTTGAATAAGAAACTTTCGAATCTGGAAATCCAATTCTAAAATTTGTTTTCTCATTCATTTTATAATCAAAAGCTGCAATTGGAGTAAATTTTGGTGCTCCAAAAACTGATGTTCTTCCGGCTCCAAGTATTACTTTTATTTTAGAACTTAATTGTTGTTCAACTTCTAGATTTCCTAAAACGGTTATATCTTTAAAATCTAAATTTTCCTGAAAATTTGCTGTCGGTATAACCGAGATTCTCAGTTTTGTTTTTTCTAATAATTGATTCGAATATTGAAAGTTGTTTTGAATTTGAGTGAATCGTTCCTGATCTGCATAAAAATCATATTGATTTAAATCATAATTTACTTTCAGACTAGAATATTCTAATGTATTCGAGATTTGATTTTTTGTTCCCAGTTTTTTTTGATAGAAAATACCAATGTTGGTTTCGCTGAAATTTATTTTTTCTGTTGGCTCCATTTTGATGTTCGCGTAAGCGGCAAAATTTTCCTGAGCCTTGATACTTAAAACAGAAATCAAAAAAAGAGAACAAATTAAAAACCTTACTTTCATTATTTATTTTATTGGCTCAAAATTAGGCGTATGACCGTCTTAAAAAAAAGAAGATATATATATGACGTGTTTTGATAGACAAATCAGGCTTTTTTAAGGTCGAATTAATTTTTATAAACGCAATACCGCTCATAGATGGTTTTCTATGATTTATAGCCAGAAAAAGGGCGGTAGTATATGTTATAGTGTGTCACGAAAGCTTGCATTTTATATTTGCTCAAAAAATAAATTATGCACAAGTTTATATTGATATTGCTTTTTGTACTAACACTATTTTCATGTGGTACAGACACCGATACAGGTGAGTTTACAGTTGGATCAGATTATTTGGCGTTAAGCAATAAAGTTATTATGATTGATACCGTTACGGTAGAAATGTCAACAATTAATTTTGATTCGCTCGTAACCTCAAACCGATCAAGAATTTTAATTGGTAATTATGAAGATCCTGTTTTTGGAAAAGTAAAATCAGATAGTTATTTCCAACTTTCTACAACTACTTATGCCTTAAATAATACGGGTTCAGATACCCAGGCAGTAAATTATGTTTTCGATTCAATTTCGATGATTCTTAAATATGATAATTATTATTATGGTGATACAACAAAAGTGCAAACTTTTAATATTCATAGATTAACGCAGAAAGTTAAGCCTAATACCGATGATAGTAATTTTTATAATAATTCGACTTTAGCATACGATTCTCAAAGTTTAGGAACTATATCTTTTAAACCTAGACCAACAGAAAAAGATTCGATTAATATTAGAATGAATGACGAATTTGGATCGGCTCTTTTTCAAAAAATAAAAAAAAGGGAAATTACAGATTTTGACAGTTTTACCGAATATCTAAAAGGATTGGTTTTAGTGCCAGAAACTTCTAATTCTGCTAATGTTATTGGTTTTAGCGTTTCTACAAGCAAAGTCAGAATGTATTATTCAAAATATCAGGCAGAGGCAGATGAAGTTCCTTTTATAATCGATTTTACTATTGCAGACGTGGCAAAACAGTTCAATTCGATTTCTCTGGATAGGACGGGAACAATTCTTCAAAATCTCCCCATTTCTAGTAGTAAGTTATCCAGCTCATTGACAAATAATCAAGGATTTATTCAATCTGGAACTGGTGTAGCCTGTAAAATAGAATTTCCAAACATTAAACAGTTTAAAAACATTGCCACCAATGGAGCTATTGTTGATGCGCAGTTAATTCTGAAGCCCGTAAATAATTCTTATTCAGATCAATATCCGTTGGCGGATTCTTTAAGTGTTTATGTTGGAGACAATTTAAATAGGATAAGTTCAACATTAGTAAATTCTGCGAATTCTACAGTTTATGGAATATTAAATAAAAAAAGTGACGAATTTAATGAAAACATCGGCTACACAATTCCGATCGGAAATTTTCTGCAGAAAGAAATGCTGAAACAGTCAGATTCAAGGTCTTCACTTATACTAACCTTGCCATCAATTTCTAAATCAGTCAATAGAATTGTTTTAGGCGATCAGAAACATTTGAACAATAAAATTCAGCTCAAAATTTATTACATCTCTTATTAAATGAAAAATAAAATTGTCTTATGGAGCTGCTTCATCTTGATGTCGCTGACTTCGTTTTCTCAAAGTATTTCCAGTTCGCCATATTCTTTATACGGTGTCGGAAGTTTATACGATTCCAATTTTGGATATTTATCTTCAACCAGTTTTTCTGGAATGGCTTTGCCTTCGGATAGTTTTATTAATAATTTGAATCCAGCATCGCTTGGGTTTATGTATCAAAATCATTTTCTTTTTGATATTGGTGGAAAAGCTATTGCAACTACATATCAGAGTAGTTCGCGTACAGAAAAACGAAATAATTTTCAGTTTTCGCATATAGCTTTAGCGTTTCCTGTAACTAAAAATTCTGGTTTCAGTTTTTCGCTTCAGCCTTATTCTAGTTCTGTTTTTAAAATTTCAAATTTGAAATTGCCAATAGCAGACAGTCAGGAATATTATTATGTAAGCGCACAAGGTTCAGGAGGGTTGAATAACTTGGATTTTTCATACGGTTATCGATTTGGAAAAAAATTAAGTTTAGGAGTAACGGCAACAGCACTTTTTGGGAATACCGTTGACGAACGTGCTTTTTTAATTTCAAATGCGATTACTACAATAAATAAAAAAACAAACTATTCAGGGGTTCGCGCTACTTTGGGAACGCAGTTTAAAATAGATTCAACCTTTATTATTGCATCAACTGTTAAGGCTCCAACAAGAGTAAGGGCGTCCAAAATTCAATCGGTAACCAGCATTGCTGATGAAGTTGAAACAACTGTAGAGTCTGAACAGCCTTCAGATACCGATGATTATTACATGCCGCTTGAGATAGGTTTTGGAGTTAGTAAAAGATTCAAAAACAACTTAAATGCAACATTGGATTATGAGAAAAGTTTTTGGAACGATACAAAACAATCTGAATTGTACGGTAATTTTGTAAACCAAGATCGTTTTGCGCTTGGATTTACGTATAGTGCTAAAAAGAATGTTCGAAAATATTGGGATAGAGTAGGATATGCCGCGGGTATAAGTTATGATACAGGATATCTTGAAGTGAATAAAGAACGTATCAATAATGCTTCATTTTCGATTGGACTTAATCTACCAATTGACAACACTTTTTCTTCTCTAAATGTTTCCTATTCATATGGACAAAAAGGAAGAATAGCTAATGATTTAATAAAAGAGAATTATCATAAAATATCCCTCAATTTATCTTTAGACGGAATTTGGTTCGTCAAGCGAAAAATTGAATAATAATTAAAAGTCCTTTTTGATTACCGAATATTTATGTTCTAAAATTGATTCTAAAACAGCTGGATTAGAATTGACATAAAAAACGGGATTATTTTCTAAACTATCTGAAAAACCAACTTTATCTCGAAGTAAATTTTTAGTTTGTCTTGCAACAGCTTCTCCTGAATCTATTATTTTAATATGATCTGGGAGAATTTTTTTTATCTGCGGAATCAAATACGGATAATGACTGCATCCTAAGACAAGATAATCGATATTGGCATCAATCATTGGCTGTAAATAAGACTCTAATAATTGCGTCATTTCTGGAGAATATAGATTTCCGTCTTCAATAAGTTGTACAAGACCATAACCAACTTGCTCAATAATTGTGGTGTTTTGGAACATTTCTGCAGTCTTATTAAACAGCTCACTGTTTAAAGTTCCTTTCGTAGCCAAAATTCCAATAACTTGTGTCTGTGAATTATTTGCAGCAGGCTTTATAGCGGGTTCAATTCCAACAAATGGAATATCATAATCAGCACGTAATTCTCGTATTGCATTTGTTGTCGCAGTATTACAAGCAACAACAATTAATTTACAATTATTATCGAGTAAAAACTCAACATTTTTTTTACTCAATGCAACAATTTCATCTTTGCTTTTTTGCCCATAGGGAGCATTTTTGCTGTCAGCCAGATATATAGTTTTTTCGTTTGGAAGCAAGTCATGAATGGCGCTCCAAATGGAAGTTCCTCCAATACCAGAATCAAAAACGCCTATAGGATTGTTGTTTGTCATAAAGCAAATTTAATATTTTTTACAATAATTTTTTACTCTAAGTTAATTCAAAAATTGAAATATTATTGTAGCTAAGTTTTAATTTTTTGTAAAAAAAAACTGCTCAAATTATAAAATTGAGCAGTTTAATTATGAGGATTTAATTTCTTAGAATCCTAAATCTTTTTTAACATCAGCAGTAATGTTTGGACCATCAGCTAATAATAAAGTAGAACCATCTAAAACATATTGGAAACCTTTAGCTTTTCCAACTTTTTGGATAGAAGCTCTTACTTTTTCCATTAATGGTTTTACGATATCAGTTTCTTTTTGTTGTAGCTCTTTTTGTGCATTGTCTCTGTAGTCAACAATTCTTTTTTGCATGTCTTGAGCTTCTTTAGAACGATCATTATTAACCGCTTCTGTTACAGTAGTAACTTCAGCTTCATACTTTTTCAT encodes the following:
- a CDS encoding aromatic hydrocarbon degradation protein; translation: MKNKIVLWSCFILMSLTSFSQSISSSPYSLYGVGSLYDSNFGYLSSTSFSGMALPSDSFINNLNPASLGFMYQNHFLFDIGGKAIATTYQSSSRTEKRNNFQFSHIALAFPVTKNSGFSFSLQPYSSSVFKISNLKLPIADSQEYYYVSAQGSGGLNNLDFSYGYRFGKKLSLGVTATALFGNTVDERAFLISNAITTINKKTNYSGVRATLGTQFKIDSTFIIASTVKAPTRVRASKIQSVTSIADEVETTVESEQPSDTDDYYMPLEIGFGVSKRFKNNLNATLDYEKSFWNDTKQSELYGNFVNQDRFALGFTYSAKKNVRKYWDRVGYAAGISYDTGYLEVNKERINNASFSIGLNLPIDNTFSSLNVSYSYGQKGRIANDLIKENYHKISLNLSLDGIWFVKRKIE
- the murI gene encoding glutamate racemase — protein: MTNNNPIGVFDSGIGGTSIWSAIHDLLPNEKTIYLADSKNAPYGQKSKDEIVALSKKNVEFLLDNNCKLIVVACNTATTNAIRELRADYDIPFVGIEPAIKPAANNSQTQVIGILATKGTLNSELFNKTAEMFQNTTIIEQVGYGLVQLIEDGNLYSPEMTQLLESYLQPMIDANIDYLVLGCSHYPYLIPQIKKILPDHIKIIDSGEAVARQTKNLLRDKVGFSDSLENNPVFYVNSNPAVLESILEHKYSVIKKDF
- a CDS encoding OmpH family outer membrane protein; translated protein: MMKQIKTLLIAAILILGASNTMNAQAKVAHVDVSEIMSKMPAMLDAQNQLQKLSGTYDAEYKKMVDEYQTKMKKYEAEVTTVTEAVNNDRSKEAQDMQKRIVDYRDNAQKELQQKETDIVKPLMEKVRASIQKVGKAKGFQYVLDGSTLLLADGPNITADVKKDLGF